A part of bacterium genomic DNA contains:
- the smc gene encoding chromosome segregation protein SMC, producing MRLKKVEISGFKSFREKTVLMFQEGVTAIVGPNGCGKSNIVDAIRWAMGEASARALRGQGMEDVIFHGTDQQGPLGMAEVSLTFENVNGNAPAHLSGCSEIEVTRRLFRSGESEYCINRVPCRRKDVWELFMDTGLGNRSYAIVEQDRVSHIISARPEERRVVVEEVAGISRYKSRREAAQRKMEATGQNLERIKDICREVGQQIHSLERQARKAERYRSLRAQILELERNSVLRKWALLDRERSSLQERLKQLRWERDGLNSAMEAGEMELERQKVLLLEMEKGLLEAQEELHRREKALAELENRIRRESEEEKNLESSRSLWEKDIARLEARLGSVRERIFSLASEKEAIRKQQQHTESRLEELTGLLKKGMEKERVLKAALEENRLELVEWMGERARLKNGIQHNCRRSEELKKLIEKAKGEQEGLEKKLEEMSLAGSSLEGGIRDLEEALAKLKARRDEIKEELSSLQAQREQMRSKLKNLESSIQAMGSRIKALQGLQEDLAGFSEGIRALREAIQKGQLSLGISSPRVVAEVVDVPDGVDAAVAGLLGERMQYLMVENWEQALKALAFVKEKGLGRVGIVALEACGKEGPEPFCTDQTDLGLSWESGFGSVGELLLGEVRLAKNLEEAIHGGLCQGQGRWVTLQGDVLDPRGLVEGGDARDPSKGYLARRRELKELKERLEKLEAESRLQWDQQRELSQKISVLSSEADNLLELIHAKELRLAECRRDFLSSREAAGSLRQRLEALKWQLGLHKEELGSVGTALEEDSIRLEGLEKSIDNREHNLKDLEQEHSEAVAELEGLREEVTRVQVAVASLAERLNASHREMQGLEVQSAELSQELSRKQVQRQRGLKRLEELRASLAELRKELSRLMEGHRVAAQDLQRAKSEAQQNRESLLEMEACQQARRQRVRALERELQQMELQERELALRMEHSQGELQGRLEMKAEEIPLAAAGAVLQDLSQAEAQISSLKEALERLGDVNLAAAEQYRELKDRYDSLNAQKEDLENSVALLKKAIQRIDRTSRKRFREAFERLDQEFRKVFPILFEGGEAHLALTEAEDILDAGVEIIARPPGKKLQSISLLSGGEKALAAVALIFAMIRIKETPFCLFDEVDAPLDDANIDRFNKMVRELSHKSQFILVTHSKRTMEIADVLYGVTMETPGISKMISVRLQ from the coding sequence ATGAGGCTTAAGAAGGTGGAGATCAGTGGTTTTAAGTCCTTCAGGGAAAAAACGGTCCTCATGTTCCAGGAGGGAGTCACGGCCATTGTAGGGCCTAATGGATGCGGGAAAAGCAACATAGTGGATGCCATCAGGTGGGCCATGGGCGAGGCCAGTGCCAGGGCTCTTAGGGGTCAGGGCATGGAGGATGTGATCTTTCATGGTACTGATCAACAGGGTCCTTTGGGAATGGCCGAGGTGAGTCTTACCTTTGAAAACGTAAACGGGAATGCCCCTGCCCACCTTTCAGGCTGTTCAGAGATAGAGGTCACCCGAAGGCTGTTTCGTTCGGGGGAAAGTGAATACTGCATAAACAGGGTGCCCTGCCGTAGAAAGGATGTGTGGGAGCTTTTTATGGATACGGGGCTGGGCAACAGATCCTATGCCATAGTTGAGCAGGATCGGGTCTCCCACATCATATCGGCCCGGCCAGAGGAGCGAAGGGTAGTAGTGGAGGAGGTGGCTGGCATCAGCCGCTACAAGAGCCGCAGGGAGGCGGCCCAGCGAAAGATGGAGGCCACAGGTCAAAATCTGGAGCGCATAAAAGACATCTGCCGTGAGGTGGGTCAGCAGATCCATAGCCTGGAAAGACAGGCCAGAAAGGCCGAGCGTTACAGGAGTCTCAGAGCCCAGATCCTGGAGCTGGAGCGGAACTCTGTTCTCAGGAAGTGGGCCCTTCTGGATCGGGAGAGATCATCGCTCCAGGAGCGCCTCAAGCAATTAAGGTGGGAGAGGGATGGGCTGAACTCAGCCATGGAAGCAGGGGAAATGGAATTGGAAAGGCAAAAGGTGCTTCTCCTGGAGATGGAAAAAGGGCTCTTGGAGGCTCAGGAAGAGCTTCACAGACGGGAGAAGGCCTTGGCCGAGCTGGAAAACAGAATCAGGCGGGAATCAGAAGAGGAAAAAAACCTGGAGTCCTCCAGGAGCCTATGGGAGAAGGATATTGCCAGGCTGGAAGCCCGCCTGGGATCTGTGCGGGAAAGGATTTTTTCTCTTGCCTCAGAAAAAGAGGCCATCAGAAAACAGCAGCAGCACACAGAATCCAGACTGGAAGAACTCACGGGCTTGTTGAAAAAGGGGATGGAAAAGGAGCGGGTGCTCAAGGCCGCCTTGGAGGAAAACAGGCTGGAGCTTGTGGAATGGATGGGGGAGAGGGCCAGGCTCAAAAATGGGATTCAGCACAATTGCCGAAGGTCCGAGGAGTTGAAGAAACTCATTGAAAAGGCAAAAGGGGAACAAGAAGGCCTGGAGAAGAAATTGGAAGAGATGAGCCTGGCAGGCTCTTCCCTTGAAGGTGGGATCCGGGATCTAGAAGAGGCCTTGGCCAAGCTCAAGGCCAGAAGGGATGAAATCAAGGAAGAGCTCTCGTCTCTTCAGGCCCAAAGAGAGCAGATGAGATCCAAGCTTAAGAACCTTGAGAGCTCCATACAGGCTATGGGATCCAGAATAAAGGCCTTGCAAGGGCTGCAGGAGGATCTGGCAGGCTTCTCCGAGGGAATTCGGGCCCTCAGGGAGGCCATTCAAAAAGGCCAGCTCAGCCTCGGGATCTCATCCCCCAGGGTGGTGGCAGAGGTTGTGGATGTCCCGGATGGAGTGGATGCAGCTGTGGCAGGGCTCCTGGGAGAGCGAATGCAGTACCTCATGGTGGAAAACTGGGAACAGGCCCTGAAGGCCCTGGCCTTTGTGAAGGAAAAAGGGCTGGGGCGGGTGGGAATTGTGGCCCTTGAGGCATGCGGAAAAGAAGGCCCTGAGCCTTTTTGCACGGATCAGACGGATCTGGGTCTTTCCTGGGAGTCTGGATTTGGTTCTGTGGGTGAGCTGCTCCTTGGAGAGGTGAGGCTGGCAAAGAATCTGGAAGAAGCCATCCATGGAGGGCTCTGCCAAGGTCAAGGCCGGTGGGTCACCCTGCAAGGCGATGTGCTGGATCCCAGAGGGCTCGTGGAAGGAGGCGATGCCAGGGATCCTTCCAAGGGGTATTTGGCCAGAAGAAGAGAGCTCAAGGAGTTGAAAGAGAGGCTGGAGAAGCTGGAAGCCGAAAGCCGGCTGCAGTGGGATCAGCAAAGAGAGTTATCGCAAAAGATATCTGTTCTCTCCTCTGAAGCAGACAACTTGCTGGAGCTCATTCACGCCAAGGAATTGAGACTTGCAGAGTGTCGAAGGGACTTTCTCTCTTCCAGGGAAGCGGCAGGCAGCTTGAGACAAAGGCTAGAGGCCTTGAAATGGCAACTTGGGTTACACAAGGAAGAACTGGGATCTGTGGGAACAGCCCTGGAGGAGGACTCCATTCGACTAGAGGGATTGGAAAAGAGCATTGATAACAGGGAGCATAACCTCAAAGATCTGGAGCAAGAGCATTCAGAGGCAGTGGCCGAGCTGGAGGGACTTAGGGAGGAAGTAACCAGGGTGCAGGTGGCTGTGGCTTCTCTTGCAGAACGCTTGAATGCTTCCCATAGGGAGATGCAGGGCCTGGAGGTACAAAGCGCAGAGCTCTCCCAGGAACTTTCCAGGAAGCAGGTACAGAGGCAAAGGGGGCTCAAGAGGTTGGAAGAGCTCAGGGCCTCTCTGGCTGAGCTTCGCAAGGAGTTGAGCCGTCTCATGGAAGGTCACAGGGTGGCGGCCCAAGACCTGCAAAGGGCCAAGAGTGAAGCGCAGCAGAACAGAGAAAGCCTTCTTGAGATGGAAGCATGCCAGCAGGCCAGGAGGCAAAGAGTTCGTGCCCTGGAGCGAGAGTTACAGCAGATGGAACTGCAGGAGAGGGAGCTGGCCTTGCGCATGGAGCACTCTCAAGGGGAACTCCAGGGAAGGCTGGAGATGAAAGCAGAGGAAATCCCTTTGGCAGCAGCCGGGGCAGTGCTTCAAGATCTATCCCAAGCTGAGGCTCAGATATCCTCCTTGAAGGAGGCCCTGGAGCGCCTTGGAGATGTGAACCTGGCAGCTGCCGAGCAATACAGGGAACTCAAGGACAGGTATGATAGTCTGAACGCTCAAAAGGAGGACCTGGAAAACTCTGTTGCCTTGCTCAAGAAGGCCATCCAGAGGATAGACAGAACCTCCCGCAAGAGATTCAGAGAAGCCTTTGAAAGGCTGGATCAGGAATTCAGAAAGGTTTTTCCCATACTCTTTGAGGGAGGGGAGGCCCACCTGGCCCTGACAGAGGCAGAAGACATATTGGATGCGGGAGTGGAGATAATCGCCAGACCCCCTGGAAAAAAGCTCCAGAGTATCTCTCTCCTGTCAGGAGGGGAAAAGGCTTTGGCTGCAGTAGCCCTGATCTTTGCCATGATCAGAATCAAAGAGACGCCCTTTTGCCTTTTCGACGAGGTGGACGCCCCGCTGGATGATGCCAACATAGATCGCTTCAACAAGATGGTAAGGGAGCTTTCCCACAAGTCCCAGTTCATCTTGGTCACCCACAGCAAACGCACCATGGAAATTGCCGATGTGCTCTATGGGGTCACCATGGAGACCCCTGGAATCTCCAAGATGATTTCGGTGAGGCTTCAGTGA
- the ftsY gene encoding signal recognition particle-docking protein FtsY, with amino-acid sequence MEQQEGKKRGFLSGLKEGLRKTRDGFIKKLDRLLMGKVRLDAQTLEEFEELLITADLGVATTARLIRDVEARISRSEAQNPDLLRRCVQEAITEILLPREVPLEPGSHRPFVVMVIGVNGVGKTTTIAKLGWLWKTQGRKVMLVAGDTFRAAAIEQLQSWAERIGVEVTRQQHGADPSAVVFDALQSAKARSTDVVILDTAGRLHTKVNLMEELKKIQRVTARVVPGAPHEVLLVLDATTGQNAISQARLFHQAVGVTGIVMTKLDGTAKGGILVAVASEFEIPIRFVGIGEKMEDLQRFDARGFVAALFGEGEEL; translated from the coding sequence ATGGAACAACAGGAAGGCAAGAAAAGGGGTTTTCTAAGCGGCCTCAAAGAGGGGCTCAGAAAGACCAGGGACGGGTTCATAAAAAAGCTGGACCGGCTTCTCATGGGCAAGGTGAGATTGGATGCCCAGACTCTGGAGGAGTTCGAGGAGCTTCTGATCACAGCAGATCTTGGCGTGGCCACCACTGCCAGGCTCATCAGAGATGTTGAGGCCCGCATCAGCCGCTCTGAGGCCCAAAACCCGGATTTGCTGAGGCGATGTGTGCAGGAGGCCATAACCGAGATCCTCTTGCCCAGGGAAGTTCCTCTGGAGCCTGGATCCCATAGGCCCTTCGTGGTCATGGTCATAGGAGTAAACGGGGTCGGCAAGACCACCACCATTGCCAAGCTGGGTTGGCTATGGAAAACACAAGGCCGAAAAGTCATGCTGGTGGCAGGGGATACCTTTAGGGCAGCAGCCATAGAACAGCTCCAGAGCTGGGCTGAGAGGATAGGTGTGGAAGTTACAAGACAGCAGCACGGCGCAGATCCCTCCGCCGTGGTCTTTGATGCATTGCAATCTGCCAAGGCCAGGTCAACAGATGTGGTCATCCTAGATACTGCGGGCAGGCTCCACACCAAGGTGAACCTGATGGAGGAACTAAAGAAGATCCAGCGGGTCACGGCCAGGGTGGTTCCTGGTGCCCCCCATGAGGTACTGCTTGTCTTGGATGCCACCACAGGTCAGAACGCCATTTCCCAAGCCCGCCTGTTTCATCAGGCAGTGGGAGTCACGGGCATTGTCATGACCAAGCTGGACGGCACAGCTAAGGGCGGGATCCTGGTGGCAGTGGCATCGGAGTTCGAGATTCCCATTCGATTCGTGGGTATTGGGGAAAAGATGGAGGATCTTCAGAGGTTCGATGCCCGGGGTTTTGTGGCAGCTCTTTTCGGTGAAGGAGAGGAGCTTTGA
- a CDS encoding ATP-dependent RecD-like DNA helicase — protein sequence MTAVDSMVLEGNLDKVVYEDRDGTFVVARVSLEGGEEITAVGSFSAIPGTRVTLRGRWTKSPRYGLQFQVDSAEIHPPSDLDGLIQYLSSGVVPGVGPVMARRLVEHFGKEILRVLDRESQRLSEVPGIGPARVASICQAWEAQRGVREVMVFLQGHGVSPAFAHKIYKIHGRETIARVSENPYRLIREVVGIGFKKADAIAMRMGLSPTSMARCRAGIIHVLQTMGEEGHVFCPKGELMASARELLEVPMECLEEALKRSALDGDVMVEERGEEEPRVYLRWLYEAEVETAKALARIRGKKGLEREGEEVQLGQAGGQGQVELNREQREIIRLGLKEPLLVVTGGPGTGKTTAMRALLETAQRQGKRVVLAAPTGRAAKRLSEATGHEARTIHRLLEFQPGTRRFLRNRQRPIQADLILVDEASMIDLPLMYHLTQAVPSSASLILVGDVDQLPSVGPGNVLRDIIASGRARVVVLQEVFRQSARSQIVLNAHKINKGEMPQWSWEGKEELSDFYFISQSDPVQIQKTIMTLCLDRIPMRFGLDPRKQIQVLTPMHKGPLGTEELNRLLQERLNPGRKGIPRGAQVLAEGDRVMQIRNNYEKEVFNGDIGTVTRVDRSAGRLWVLFEDLEVQYGPGDMDELALAYAVSVHKSQGSEYPAVVLPVVTQHYLMLQRNLIYTGITRARQLVVLVGSIKALAIAVKNDQIRHRHTGLKERLQQAIQERETLTG from the coding sequence GTGACGGCCGTAGATTCCATGGTTCTGGAAGGGAACCTGGACAAGGTAGTTTACGAGGACCGGGATGGCACCTTTGTGGTGGCCCGGGTAAGCCTCGAGGGTGGTGAGGAGATCACTGCTGTGGGCTCATTTTCTGCCATACCGGGCACCAGGGTGACGCTGAGGGGCAGATGGACCAAGAGCCCTCGTTACGGCCTGCAGTTTCAGGTGGACAGTGCGGAGATTCATCCACCCAGCGATCTGGACGGGCTCATCCAGTATCTTTCCTCGGGAGTGGTGCCAGGGGTAGGGCCTGTGATGGCCAGAAGGCTTGTGGAGCATTTTGGAAAAGAGATCCTCAGAGTGCTGGACAGGGAATCCCAGAGGCTCTCTGAGGTGCCGGGCATAGGCCCTGCCCGTGTGGCCAGCATCTGTCAGGCCTGGGAAGCCCAAAGGGGTGTGCGGGAGGTGATGGTCTTTCTTCAGGGCCATGGGGTGAGCCCTGCCTTTGCTCACAAGATATATAAGATCCACGGTAGGGAAACCATTGCAAGGGTCTCAGAGAATCCCTACAGGCTGATCAGAGAAGTGGTGGGTATAGGGTTCAAGAAGGCCGATGCCATTGCCATGCGAATGGGGCTATCTCCTACCAGTATGGCTCGCTGCAGGGCTGGAATCATTCATGTTCTGCAGACAATGGGGGAGGAGGGACATGTCTTTTGCCCCAAAGGAGAACTTATGGCCTCAGCCCGCGAGTTACTGGAAGTCCCCATGGAGTGCCTGGAGGAGGCCCTGAAGCGTTCTGCCCTGGATGGTGATGTTATGGTGGAAGAAAGGGGGGAAGAGGAACCCAGGGTGTACCTGAGATGGCTTTACGAGGCGGAAGTGGAGACAGCCAAGGCTCTAGCCAGAATAAGAGGGAAAAAGGGGCTGGAAAGGGAAGGCGAGGAAGTCCAGTTGGGGCAAGCTGGTGGGCAAGGCCAGGTGGAATTGAATCGGGAACAGAGGGAGATAATCAGGCTGGGCTTGAAGGAGCCTTTGCTTGTGGTCACCGGTGGTCCGGGCACGGGTAAGACCACAGCCATGAGGGCATTGCTGGAAACAGCCCAAAGACAGGGCAAGAGGGTTGTTTTGGCAGCTCCCACTGGCAGGGCAGCCAAGAGGCTTTCTGAGGCTACAGGTCACGAGGCTAGAACCATCCACAGGCTCCTGGAATTCCAACCTGGCACCAGAAGATTCCTGCGTAACCGACAAAGACCCATCCAGGCAGATCTGATACTGGTGGATGAGGCCTCCATGATAGACCTACCCCTCATGTATCATCTTACCCAGGCAGTGCCTTCTTCAGCCTCCTTGATCCTTGTGGGAGACGTGGACCAGCTGCCCTCGGTGGGGCCCGGCAATGTGCTGCGCGACATAATCGCATCGGGCAGGGCGCGGGTGGTAGTCCTGCAAGAGGTCTTCAGGCAGTCGGCGCGCAGTCAGATAGTGCTCAATGCCCACAAGATAAACAAAGGAGAGATGCCCCAGTGGTCCTGGGAAGGAAAAGAGGAGCTCTCGGACTTTTACTTCATTTCTCAATCCGATCCCGTCCAGATCCAGAAGACCATAATGACCTTGTGCCTGGATAGAATTCCCATGCGATTCGGCCTGGATCCAAGGAAACAGATTCAAGTTCTAACCCCCATGCACAAAGGTCCCCTGGGCACAGAAGAACTCAATAGGCTCCTGCAAGAACGTCTCAATCCAGGGCGAAAGGGGATACCCAGGGGAGCACAGGTCCTAGCCGAAGGGGACAGGGTCATGCAAATTCGCAACAACTATGAAAAAGAAGTCTTCAATGGCGACATAGGCACGGTCACCAGAGTGGATAGAAGCGCAGGCAGACTATGGGTTCTGTTCGAGGACCTGGAAGTGCAGTACGGCCCTGGGGACATGGATGAGCTTGCATTGGCCTATGCCGTATCTGTACACAAATCCCAGGGAAGCGAATATCCGGCAGTGGTGCTACCTGTGGTGACTCAACACTACCTGATGCTCCAGAGGAATCTCATCTATACAGGCATAACCAGGGCTAGGCAGTTGGTGGTCCTGGTGGGTAGCATCAAGGCCCTGGCAATAGCCGTCAAGAATGACCAGATTCGTCACCGCCACACAGGCCTGAAGGAGCGCCTGCAGCAGGCCATTCAAGAACGGGAAACACTCACCGGGTAG
- a CDS encoding radical SAM protein: protein MRVLFIVPPYPIEEYPALATGSVYLAAVLRSQGHQVQVLDLLVSEPREDKVKQALASFSPQLVGITSVTMTFPMACRIASWVRGARPDAIIALGGPHVSFVPERSLQECPQADLVVRGEGENTLLELLESLEKGSDLRMVRGITFREKSEVVSTPPRPLVEDLDQLPQPAWDLLPLARYRVLQGKVGVLSSRGCPYGCVFCVGQRMVGRKGRFRSPEKVVDEMEWLALRGFGSIGIDDDLFTLKKSHALEVCREILSRKLPITWHAFARVDTVNPEILKVMSEAGCTDLLYGVESGSQEVLDKIGKGITLGQVRDAVKMGQEAGIRIFASFVLGLPGETRQSLRATAEFARSLGCQYGFHVLSPFPGTRIWEKAQAMGITILTERWDHYDANRVVTLTGDIRAEDVEAILAEYDEGIQRYCQIQEQKVALGKASMEEIREVQKRTLRPLAWDLLRQDLLEKSGHIQEPIPRTEAFLEVCLRLSQKLSYSFAQVREAMEKWAEQGLLRSQPKNGGWLWRWATNEELIQKHQDRPERAPQFTTR, encoded by the coding sequence TTGAGAGTCTTATTCATAGTGCCGCCCTATCCCATAGAGGAGTATCCGGCCCTGGCCACTGGCTCGGTCTATTTGGCCGCAGTCCTAAGAAGCCAAGGCCATCAGGTTCAGGTGCTGGACTTGCTTGTGTCAGAGCCTAGGGAGGACAAGGTGAAGCAGGCCCTGGCCAGCTTCAGCCCACAGCTGGTGGGGATAACCTCAGTTACCATGACCTTCCCCATGGCCTGCCGCATAGCCTCATGGGTAAGAGGTGCAAGACCAGATGCAATCATCGCCTTGGGCGGACCCCATGTGAGTTTTGTCCCTGAGCGAAGTCTGCAGGAATGTCCCCAAGCCGATCTGGTGGTAAGAGGCGAAGGCGAAAACACGCTCCTGGAACTGCTGGAGAGCCTGGAAAAGGGTTCAGATCTGCGTATGGTGCGAGGGATCACCTTCAGGGAAAAATCAGAGGTGGTTTCCACTCCCCCGAGGCCGCTGGTGGAGGATCTGGATCAATTGCCGCAGCCTGCCTGGGATCTTCTTCCCCTGGCCAGATACAGGGTCCTGCAAGGCAAGGTAGGGGTGCTTTCCAGCCGGGGCTGCCCATATGGTTGCGTGTTCTGCGTTGGTCAGAGGATGGTGGGGCGCAAGGGAAGATTCCGTAGCCCTGAGAAGGTAGTGGACGAGATGGAGTGGTTGGCCCTCAGAGGCTTTGGCTCCATAGGTATAGACGACGATCTCTTCACCCTGAAGAAAAGCCATGCCCTGGAAGTCTGCAGGGAGATCCTGTCCAGAAAGCTTCCCATTACCTGGCACGCCTTTGCAAGGGTGGACACCGTGAACCCGGAAATCCTAAAGGTCATGTCAGAAGCCGGCTGCACGGACCTTCTGTATGGTGTTGAAAGCGGCTCCCAGGAGGTCCTTGACAAGATAGGCAAAGGCATAACCCTGGGCCAGGTGAGAGATGCAGTAAAAATGGGACAAGAGGCTGGCATCAGGATTTTTGCTTCTTTTGTGCTGGGGCTCCCAGGTGAGACGAGGCAGAGCCTCAGGGCCACTGCGGAGTTCGCCCGCTCCCTGGGCTGCCAGTATGGGTTCCACGTCCTATCACCCTTCCCAGGAACCCGCATTTGGGAAAAGGCACAGGCCATGGGCATAACCATCCTCACAGAGAGATGGGATCACTATGATGCCAACAGGGTGGTCACATTGACAGGAGACATCAGAGCCGAGGATGTGGAGGCCATTCTGGCCGAATATGATGAGGGAATACAGAGGTATTGCCAAATCCAGGAGCAGAAGGTGGCCCTGGGAAAGGCCTCCATGGAGGAAATCAGGGAGGTCCAGAAGCGCACCCTGAGGCCTCTGGCGTGGGATCTTCTGAGACAGGACCTACTGGAGAAGTCAGGCCATATCCAAGAGCCCATCCCGAGGACCGAGGCCTTCTTGGAAGTCTGTCTTCGTCTGAGTCAGAAACTTTCATACTCCTTTGCCCAAGTCAGGGAGGCCATGGAGAAATGGGCTGAGCAAGGCCTGCTCAGAAGTCAGCCCAAAAACGGTGGATGGCTTTGGCGCTGGGCCACCAATGAAGAATTGATCCAAAAGCATCAAGACAGGCCAGAGAGAGCACCCCAATTCACTACCCGGTGA
- a CDS encoding uroporphyrinogen decarboxylase family protein codes for MKPSERLEAVVTKRRPDRVQVATFVRGYAARLCGFSLKTFYTDMEVCVKAQILAQELHGYDQSPSFGWVDWGGWEFGGGVRFPESDEEGAPRTLMHPVERPSDLERLDSFSCQHLQPSETVFLGQRSYSSGAPGGR; via the coding sequence ATGAAGCCCTCTGAGAGACTTGAGGCGGTTGTCACCAAGAGGCGTCCGGATCGGGTCCAAGTAGCCACTTTTGTCAGGGGCTACGCGGCTAGGCTTTGCGGGTTTAGCCTCAAGACTTTCTATACAGACATGGAGGTCTGCGTAAAGGCGCAGATCCTGGCTCAGGAGCTTCACGGCTACGATCAGTCGCCTAGCTTCGGTTGGGTAGACTGGGGAGGGTGGGAGTTTGGGGGTGGGGTGCGCTTTCCAGAGTCAGACGAAGAAGGGGCGCCTAGGACCCTCATGCATCCTGTGGAGAGGCCCTCTGACCTGGAGCGTCTTGATTCCTTTTCCTGCCAACATCTCCAGCCAAGCGAAACGGTTTTTCTAGGTCAGCGGTCTTATTCCTCGGGAGCCCCGGGAGGAAGGTGA
- a CDS encoding DUF302 domain-containing protein — MILEMKSKKGLDETCRDLEKAVTDHGFNVMAVHDLKKSMEKHGLTFDRECRILEICNARKAREVLYGDMRISMALPCRISVFEAGGEVTLASLSPTVMLAQFNTPALQGVAQEVEEAISKIMKVAAG, encoded by the coding sequence ATGATCTTGGAGATGAAGAGCAAAAAAGGGCTTGACGAAACCTGCCGCGATCTCGAGAAGGCCGTGACCGACCATGGCTTCAACGTCATGGCCGTGCACGATCTCAAGAAGAGCATGGAGAAGCACGGGCTTACCTTCGACAGAGAGTGCCGGATCTTAGAGATCTGCAACGCCCGCAAGGCCCGGGAGGTCCTGTATGGGGACATGCGGATATCCATGGCCCTGCCTTGCCGCATATCGGTCTTCGAGGCCGGGGGGGAGGTGACGTTGGCCAGCCTTAGTCCCACGGTCATGCTGGCGCAGTTTAACACCCCTGCGCTCCAAGGGGTGGCCCAGGAGGTCGAGGAGGCCATCTCCAAAATCATGAAGGTTGCAGCGGGTTAG